In Leishmania donovani BPK282A1 complete genome, chromosome 22, one genomic interval encodes:
- a CDS encoding heat shock protein DNAJ, putative, producing the protein MFGGGMDDMLNAMLNGGMGSFGGGRGGRVQRSRRGRDAAYALPVTLEDLYNGKMVQIERKRTVMCPDCKGTGSKRRSLPRGGNMCPVCRGSGSRVMVRQMGMMVQQMQVVCDACQGSGEHIDPRNRCGRCSGNKTVEVDASVQVVVEKGMAHRQRITFPRMADEELGVERAGDFVVVLQQVKHDVFTRDDCDLHMQHHLSLAEALCGFQFKFTHLDGRELVVRQARGTITKPGDVKCVIGEGMPLHKQANRFGNLIIEFNVKYPDRIEAGQLQLLREALPPPKSVDVAADNEAGDVCYVTREDLSVLEEEIKKDEEAEEENEGPQTGCAAQ; encoded by the coding sequence ATGTTCGGAGGAGGCATGGATGATATGCTGAACGCCATGCTCAACGGCGGCATGGgcagcttcggcggcggtcgcggcggACGAGTACAGCGCAGTCGACGCGGTCGCGATGCGGCTTACGCCCTACCTGTCACCCTCGAAGACCTTTACAATGGCAAGATGGTGCAGATAGAACGCAAGCGTACGGTGATGTGCCCCGATTGCAAAGGTACCGGCTCCAAGAGAAGAAGCCTGCCACGGGGCGGCAATATGTGCCCAGTatgccgtggcagcggctcgcGTGTGATGGTGAGACAGATGGGTATGAtggtgcagcagatgcaggTGGTTTGCGACGCGTGCCAGGGCTCCGGCGAGCACATCGACCCACGCAACCGCTGCGGTCGCTGCTCGGGAAACAAAACAGTAGAGGTGGACGCCTCGGTGCAGGTGGTCGTGGAGAAGGGTATGGCGCACCGTCAGCGAATCACCTTTCCGCGGATGGCCGACGAAGAGCTGGGGGTGGAGCGCGCCGGCGACTTTgtcgtggtgctgcagcaggtgaAGCATGACGTCTTCACCCGCGACGACTGTGACTTGCACatgcagcaccacctctccCTTGCGGAGGCTCTCTGCGGCTTTCAGTTCAAGTTCACCCACCTTGACGGTCGCGAGCTGGTGGTGAGGCAAGCGCGTGGGACTATAACGAAGCCCGGCGATGTCAAGTGCGTCATCGGCGAGGGTATGCCGTTGCACAAGCAGGCCAACAGGTTTGGTAACCTCATCATTGAGTTCAACGTCAAGTACCCCGATCGCATCGAGGCAGGGcaactgcagctgctccgcgaagcgctgccgccaccgaagAGTGTCGACGTGGCTGCGGACAATGAGGCCGGCGATGTCTGCTACGTCACCCGAGAGGACTTGTCCGTCTTAGAGGAGGAGATCAAGAAGgacgaagaggcggaggaggagaatgAGGGTCCGCAGaccggctgcgcggcgcagtAG
- a CDS encoding methyltransferase, putative, with product MQLQSLKALSEASKDEPHHRWCCHANDAWYNAVHADGEADVSDAQMPDVEAALEGMLSDASPLCADMLQCVLRHANVTLNPNDAEFPGPMCTPLCKKDTARLRQHGYTVTEKSDGIRVVVVSMWAPRFPAWVADSAADAVSASVNLSHLASVLALERARRALRRYAGQGEDAAFRETLSLGGRSCTLELFSALEPCESECFTLRVATAADDASPSALVTLRRHRRGRHFAYAVDRSLDAAYLFMDDHTTLQYHTFVLDAELMSVHRSATSSPAVPRLVLGAFDLFAYAGAADNVLVNMAKRSMVERYDALKAVVHTCALPVTTDECGYVSWYVKDMWALADIGACLAKLRYSAESQCFLYDGPHGPTENDGLIFTPDEFPVVVGSSSVQLKWKWQHLLSIDWLLQASDKQPDMYTVSLFFVKKNYGHREDVAGHWRLRKPMHILNPHGFEMPVDAAVVAECAYDEATQRWYIQRLRPDKLGANSIITAISVYESLVENISLPHLLELLQVDAEKAKGQADALESAARARVGTLSKALETVSSALDAAEAEKCVTAKLALRAIRESRGNAELYLIAYTNNTNKTVMYPLPFPLRKIRDCIGLGYHPGIRDDTPVPSLEEVLYIQLANAGGCYAWSDYVVDAFYDGDSGYWEIIHADPRGNNKEAIFDNVIEHLDWLLRHRTAPEAATLLERKRDAPLVLSRPPSSEATQQTSRHYGTVAKELANEERSDLRRFNNWVKSVLLTTMAAAIRRTLKPLAKLHVLDLCCGRGGDLLKWQHIRPAFLFMTDASVECVAEAAARYSTSEGQSVKVANGKQKGFPAFFAVHDAFDAASGLREDLLKRGPFQLTSCQFSMHYGCRSKESMRYFVKAIADSLVPHGRFVGTTVSDVELLYRAKEHGAEFGNDVYGVRFGAEAFAQLQSANFEPAALSFGVPYTATVERSVKDMTEYVVPWDAFVALCAEHQLKLVLEDNFIHYYGQHKDTEAGKAMTLEQRRKRHNDGDVVDCPLSPSEQAAVGLYRLFVFEKTKAKQCSFGTAERKQGRYSD from the coding sequence ATGCAGCTGCAAAGCCTCAAGGCATTAAGCGAGGCAAGCAAGGACGAGCCGCACCATAGATGGTGTTGTCACGCAAATGATGCGTGGTATAATGCCGTCCACGCCGATGGCGAAGCCGACGTCTCTGACGCACAGATGCCTGACGTGGAGGCCGCGCTGGAGGGAATGCTCAGCGACGCGTCACCACTGTGTGCGGACATGCTGCAGTGCGTCCTGCGCCACGCCAACGTGACGCTCAATCCTAACGACGCAGAGTTCCCCGGCCCGATGTGCACGCCTCTCTGCAAGAAAGACACCGCTCGCCTGCGTCAGCATGGGTACACGGTCACGGAGAAGAGCGACGGTATTCGCGTAGTGGTGGTTTCCATGTGGGCGCCTCGTTTTCCCGCATGGGTGGCGGACAGTGCAGCCGACGCCGTCTCGGCATCGGTGAATCTCTCTCATCTCGCAAGCGTCTTGGCTTTGGAGCGCGCacgccgtgcgctgcgccggtaTGCCGGTCAGGGCGAAGACGCCGCCTTTCGCGAGACCCTCTCCCTTGGAGGGCGGAGCTGCACACTCGAGCTGTTCTCCGCTCTCGAGCCGTGCGAGTCGGAGTGTTTTACGCTGAGAGTGGCGACTGCCGCGGATGACGCCTCGCCGTCCGCATTGGTGACgttgcgccgccaccggcgtggACGTCATTTCGCCTACGCAGTGGACCGCTCGCTTGACGCCGCTTACCTCTTCATGGATGATCACACGACTCTCCAGTACCACACCTTTGTGCTGGATGCGGAGCTCATGTCGGTGCACCGGTCTGCGACTTCCTCGCCTGCCGTGCCTCGCTTGGTACTGGGGGCATTCGACCTCTTCGCTTACGCGGGAGCAGCCGACAATGTCTTGGTGAACATGGCAAAGCGCTCCATGGTGGAGCGATACGACGCGCTCAAGGCGGTggtgcacacatgcgcgttGCCCGTCACCACCGATGAATGCGGCTACGTATCCTGGTACGTCAAGGACATGTGGGCACTGGCTGACATTGGTGCCTGTCTGGCAAAGCTTCGCTACAGCGCCGAGTCACAGTGCTTCCTCTACGACGGTCCTCACGGCCCGACGGAAAACGATGGCCTCATCTTCACCCCAGACGAGTTCCCTGTGGTTGTGggctccagcagcgtgcaGCTAAAGTGGAAATGGCAGCACCTTCTGTCCATCGACTGGCTTCTCCAGGCGTCTGACAAACAGCCGGACATGTACACCGTGTCTCTGTTTTTCGTCAAGAAGAACTACGGTCATCGCGAAGACGTGGCGGGACACTGGCGGTTGCGCAAGCCGATGCACATCCTGAACCCGCACGGCTTCGAAATGCCGGTGGACGCGGCCGTCGTAGCCGAGTGCGCCTACGATGAGGCAACGCAGCGGTGGTACATCCAGCGCCTAAGACCTGACAAACTCGGCGCCAATTCCATCATCACCGCCATCTCGGTGTACGAGAGTCTCGTGGAGAACAtctcccttccccacctGCTCGAGCTACTGCAGGTGGACGCGGAGAAAGCGAAGGGGCAAGCCGACGCCCTCGAGTCTGCGGCCCGCGCACGCGTCGGTACCCTGTCCAAGGCACTCGAGACGGTCTCGAGCGCCCTGGACGCAGCCGAGGCCGAGAAGTGCGTTACGGCCAAGTTAGCGCTGCGCGCCATTCGCGAGAGTCGCGGAAACGCAGAGCTTTACCTCATCGCCTACACAAACAACACAAACAAGACAGTCATGTATCCGCTGCCCTTTCCTCTTCGCAAGATACGCGACTGCATCGGGCTCGGCTATCACCCCGGCATCCGCGACGACACACCCGTGCCGAGTCTCGAGGAGGTGCTTTACATTCAGCTCGCGAACGCTGGCGGGTGCTATGCGTGGTCGGACTACGTTGTCGACGCCTTCTACGACGGCGACAGTGGCTACTGGGAGATCATACACGCCGACCCCCGCGGGAACAACAAGGAAGCCATCTTCGACAACGTCATCGAGCACCTTGACTGGCTCCTGCGGCACCGCACGgcgccggaggcggcgactCTATTGGAGCGGAAGAGGGACGCGCCGCTGGTGTTAAGCCGCCCGCCCAGCTCCGAAGCAACTCAGCAGACGAGCAGGCACTACGGCACTGTCGCGAAGGAGCTGGCGAATGAAGAGCGCAGTGACCTTCGCCGCTTCAACAACTGGGTGAAATCTGTGCTGCTCACTACAATGGCAGCGGCCATCCGGCGCACGCTCAAGCCACTGGCAAAGCTACATGTGTTGGATCTCTGCTGCGGTCGTGGTGGCGACCTGCTCAAGTGGCAGCACATCCGCCCTGCCTTTCTCTTCATGACGGACGCCTCGGTCGAGTGCgttgcggaggcggccgcccGCTACAGCACATCCGAGGGACAGAGCGTGAAGGTGGCCAACGGAAAGCAGAAGGGGTTCCCGGCGTTCTTTGCTGTGCACGACGCTTTCGACGCGGCCTCCGGACTGCGCGAGGACCTATTGAAGCGGGGGCCATTCCAGCTCACCTCGTGCCAGTTCTCGATGCACTACGGGTGTCGGTCGAAGGAGAGCATGCGGTACTTTGTCAAGGCCATCGCGGACTCGTTGGTGCCGCACGGCCGCTTTGTCGGCACCACCGTGAGCGATGTAGAGCTCCTTTACCGCGCCAAGGAACACGGCGCCGAATTTGGCAACGACGTGTACGGTGTGCGCTTCGGCGCTGAAGCgtttgcgcagctgcagtccGCAAACTTCGAGCCTGCCGCGCTGTCTTTTGGGGTACCGTACACGGCGACGGTAGAGCGCAGTGTGAAGGACATGACGGAGTACGTGGTGCCGTGGGACGCCTTCGTAGCACTCTGCGCGGAGCACCAGCTCAAGCTCGTGCTTGAGGACAACTTCATCCACTATTATGGCCAGCACAAGGACACAGAGGCTGGCAAAGCGATGAcgctggagcagcgccgcaaacgccacaacgacggcgacgtcgtaGACTGCCCGCTCTCGCCCAGCGAGCAAGCCGCGGTGGGACTCTATCGGCTATTTGTCTTTGAAAAGACAAAGGCGAAACAGTGCAGCTTCGGAACGGCGGAGAGAAAACAAGGCAGATACTCTGACTGA